The sequence CGGGGGCCCACGGGGGCCCCCTGacccccctccctgcacagcGGACCACCTCTGACCTCTGCTCTGCGATCCCCGGCCccggcctcccccagccccggctcTTCTGGAGGCTTCCGAGGGCAGGGTCTCAGTGCTTGGCACCACGCCTGACCTCGGGGAGCCCGCAGACCGGCGCTGAAGGGAAGCTGTGGACGGAGTGCGGGGCCTGGCCTGTGTTGCACGCAGTAGGCTCACCAGCCCGGccccccctccctgccgccccccccccaatcaCCTGCAGCCTTCCCCAGCCCTGCGCAGGCAGgcctgccagccccagcccctccccctcacctgcGAGGCACCCTCCGCTCCCAGACACAGGTCGGCCTCCGCGCCGCCCAGCAGGCCGGAAGGCGAGCTCTTCCCGCAGCACAGGAACTGCACGGGCGGACAGAGGGGGGAGCTGAGGCACGAGGGTCCAGCAGGGCTGGGGACCCCAAGAGCTCGGGGCCGGGGCTCAGGGGGATGCGGCTGCCTCTGTGGGCGGCCCCGCCTGCCCGGTGGGCTTCCCTGGGGAAGGGGGGCCCTCCTGCCCCGGGCGGGTCCTCGCTGATGCCGCGGCCCTCCTGCCGGTGGACCGAACCCCCGGCCGGTCTCACAGGCTCCGACCCCTGCAGTCAGCCGGGCCCTGTCAGAGCCGCACCATCAGCGGCCGGCAATCCTGAATCGGGTCTGGACAGTGGGCCTTTCACCTCACTCTGGACCCTGCAGGTCCGGTAGCGGCAtccccagggcacagggaggaCGGAGGGGACAGTGTCCTTGTCCTCAGGGCAGTGACGGCCAGTGTCCTGCACACCCTGCTCAGCCCCTGACCCTGGCCGGCGGagggggctgtggtgggaggCTGGCCGGCCCAGAGCCGCCAGGGAGGGGGCCCCGCCACACTCACCGTGTCCTGGATGGCCTGCAGCTCCTGTCGCCAGGCGCCAGGCGGGCTCCTCACCGCCCGGTCGTAGGCCAGGTCGTAGGTGTCCAACGCGGTGTCCTCCACCTGCCCAGCAGGGTCTCCGTGAGGCCGCCTCTGAGGGCGGCCCCGCCACACCGCTTAGGGCTGTCTGAGGGGCCTGcgtccccttcccccagcagagCCCCCCGAGGGCAGAGCCAgctcccccggggggggggggggggctggtcaCAGTGCTCCCTGGACTTCCACTGGCTGTGAATGCCGcccctgtgcccccaccctccaCGGTGGTCCTGCAGGGTAAGCCAGAGACCGAAGCTCCTGTCTCCAGGAGCACGGAGGGCCGGCCGAGGACGGTGTCCGCCTGCGTCCGTCTCTGGACACGGACAGTGGGCAGGCAAAGCCGGGCCTGGGCGGAGACAGCCGGCAGGGCCGAGTGCCGGGCCTCAGCTCCTCAGTGGTGCTCGGGGGTTTCCCCGGCACTGTCTGGTGCGTTCCAGAAAGCCCCAGCAGCTGAggaggtccctggctggggcagctgggggcacCCAGGGCCAGCAAGGCCCCCGGGACAGAGGACGGAGGAGGCCGGCGGACGACAGGGGCCGGGCCGGCTTCACTCGGCGCCCTGACATCACCCAGACCTCACAGCCTCTGCCCACCGAGCACCCCCTTTCGTGCCTTTCCTCGTGctcccccccaaaacagaatgCCCTCCTCTTCCAGTGGTTCTCTCAAACTGGAACCCTGCTTCCTTCAGGAAGGCTTCCAGGATTGCCTGGGGGCTGCTGGTCTCAGGCACGGGTGAGGCCTCTGTGCACTGCCCGGCCCCCAGTGCCTCCTTTCCCTCTCGGAGACCCCGAGCCCTCCATTGCCCCATCGCCGCCCTCACACCCCCGTGCCGCGCTCACAGCCAGGACACGCTGACGGTGCCCCAAGGGCTGGGGGTGAACGCAGGGCCCAGGCCTGCTCCGGCCACCGACACTCGCCctccagaagggaaggagagtggCCGCACCCGCACCCGCACTCGGAAGACTCGGGGCAGCCGGCTGGCGGGCAGCGGGGGCTGTCCTGCCCGCCCAGCCTCCTCCAGAGCCGCTGCCCCAGCGGGAGCCAGATGGACTTCTGTCCCGACAGCGCTGCTGGCATCCGTTAGCTGCCCGTGAGACGTCCTTCTGCCAGTCCCCCCAGACCCGGCCCGCAGTTCCCTTCACACCGCTGGGGGGGCCACGCAGTGgggggagccccaggctggggggccGGCCTCCCCCAGGGAAATGGGGGTGCCAACAGGGGCCCTGGTGGAGCTGGCCCGGGGTCAGGAGGGCAAGCGGCTGTGCCATCGCGGCCAGCAGGGACAACCGCTCTggttctgtccccctcccccccttggGATGGTGCTCCCAGGGCCAGCGGTCATTACTCTGATGTCGTCAGGAGGGACGGCCCTCGCTGTGGCCGAGCTGCCAGCTCTGTCCCCCGTCCCCACGGCCCCAGAAGCAGGGTCACGGAGCAGACTTGGCGAGGCCacgccccctgcccagggcctgctAGAGCAGTGGGGGGGGTGGCACGCCGGGGCCTCGGAGGGGCCACGCCCTTCAAGCCCGTCTTCCAGAGCTCCAGGGGTGCCCCTGGCTGCACAAGTCTCCCCCTGGACCACACATCTGAGACACGCACACAGACCAGGTTCTCGGGGAGTCCACGGCCCCCCACTTCCAGGCCCAGAGCCAGGGGGGCGGCTCTgggctgtgcccccacccccggtgTCTGCTGAACCCGCGTGGGTGGCTCTGGGGTGGCTCTGCAGACCCACGGGCACCTCTGGCCTGAGCCCCCGTGGGGTGGGACGATGCGGGAGGGGAGCAGcctggggtggcgggggcagggggagctgtgAGGACATCCACCTCCCAGCACCCGGTGCACTTAATCCTCGAATGAATTATTAAGTGGAGCCTGGAGATTCATCTCCGCGGCCTCGTCTGGGGACAGGCGGGGGGTGATGGTGGCTCCCGCCTGTGGCCGGCGCATAATTAATTGTCTTCTCGCTCTGCATTCGCTGCACGGACACCCGGTCCCCACGCCGCTGGCCCTTGCCAGCTCTGGGGCGCCTgccagcgcccctcccccaccccgccgggCTCCGCAGCCTGGCTTGCTCTGTCCTCTGGTTTCCTATCTGTAGGGGGGTCTGGGGTGAGCCATCGCGGCCCTGATTCAGGGTGGCTCAGGGGGGTCCCTGGGGAGAGGCAtggggtggggaaaatggggggcgggggcctgcTAACTCAGGCTGTGGAGCCCCCCCAGAAGCACAGCTTGTGTGCTCACAGGGCCTGGAGCCAAGGGCCTGGCTGGGATCTGGCCCGGGGTGTCCGGAGGCTGAGgccccacccacaacccagggtgcCGGGCACAGGATGGGGCTGGGCCCGGTCCCCAACCACCGCCCTGGGCAAGCCCGGGACAGCTCAGCGGTCATGGGGCGCACGACAGAGGACGGAGGGCCCCAGGGAGCACTCCGCACGCACCATTTCACCCTGCCACCACGCAGCCCCCGTGGCGGGGTCTCCACGTGCCTCTCGACGCTGAGGGGAGAGGCCCCAGGAGGCGGCCCAGCACCCAGGCGCGCTGGACGGAGAGGCCGGCCCCGgactccccagccagggctctgtccccCAGGCCGCGTGGGCCCGGACACTCACAGGGCCGCCTGGGAGGCAGATGGGGGCCTGGGGCCGGGCAGGGCCCCAAGCACTGACCCCTGAGGGCCAGCTGGAGGGTGGACCAGACCGGAACGATTTTGGGGGGTGGCGACGGGGGCGGGACGGAGAAGAGGCCCGGCTGGGAGCCGTCAGccagcacccctgccctgccccgagCGGAGCCCGGCAGGCCGTGGCctccggccccggcccctgcagCCCGGCGAGCCCTGGGCTGGCGCTGCAAACACCCAGGGTCagagcagggagggtggagggtctGCAGGACCCCCCCCGAGAGCCAGGCGGGCCCCCAGGGCACCCTGGGAGCTGTCCTGGCCAGGACCGCCCAGGCAGTGGCCCAGGCTgccgctggggggcggggcagggttgGGGAGCCGGAGGCCGAAACGCCTGGGCAGGGCGGCTGGCCTGCCCCGCTGAGGGCGGAGGCCGCCTTTGGGGGTTTCAAGCTCTTCCAAAATCCAGAGGAATATCCTCTGACTGATCTGGGCACAGGTGGGTGACCCCGAATGATGCCGGGGGTGGTGGGCAGTTTGGGGCAACACTGACTTGGGGCACAGGGCCCTGGACGGTGGGTACGTGGGTGGGGGCCCCTcctgcctggctctgcccaggGGACCTCGTCCCCCTCTCGGCTGGTGTTCCTCCGCGTGCAGACTGAGCAGTGACCCCACGCTCCAAGGCCCGGCCACTCAGCCTCACCCACGGCCACTCAGCCTCACCCACGCCGGGAAGcacaggagggaggaaggcccGTGTCTGAGGGCGAGGAAAGACCAGAGAGGGTGGCCACGCCCCCCACAGCACACAGTACGGACCCCGCCCGAGAGCCAGCCTGCTCTCCCGGCTGCCCAGTGCCAGCCTCTccgcctggggggtggggcgtgaGCAGCCGGACGCCCGGATGCACGGCCGAGGCCCAGGGGCCCCTGACGCACGGGGAAGGAACCACCGCTCGTCACCCAGCACCCGAGGGGGCTTGTGCAGGAGCAGAGTTCGCTGCGGCGGGGCCGGGCCTTGCCGAGcacacggggaaactgaggcccagcggGAGGCAAGGGGACAGCTGAGGGCCGCCGGGAGCCAGGGCGGACAGGGCCCAtggcctgggctctcctgtgtctccctgggccccaggcgcCAGCCCAGAGCTGTCCCCgggctgccgggggcgggggcggtatCTCCCCTGGGTCTGGGCTCTCACAGGCGGAGAGTGGGGACCAAGCTCTGCCACCAGGGTCCGTCCATGGCTGGGAACCGGGGGGGCAGCCTGCCCCTTGCGCCCTCTCCCGGCTGCGGCCCCGAGGCCACGGGGCAGCTGGGCGGCAGGGCTGGGCGGCACCCAGCTCGGGGCCGAGCTCTGAAAGCTAACGTGgtccccggggggtggggggggcctttGGGGACAGAGGCTGCGACCTGGCgacagggtggggcctggggagaagCCTGACCTGTCAGGTGCTccaggcacagggcctgggggcaggcgTTGGCGCTGGCCCATCTTGCTCActgccctggcctggctcccACTGACCGGGGCCACCAGAGTCCCTTCCCGGAGCCCTGGGAGCCTCGTGGTCCCGCCCCAAGAGGCAAAGGGtcttggggctggggctgggctggggctgggctggcgcCACACTCGGGCCCCTCGGggaccccctgcccccctctctgagccttgtaGGCACCCTTGTCCTCTGCCCAGACTGGGTGGGCCTGGCCTTGCCCCCCCGCCCCTGGTCTGGCAGGGGTCAGCTTCACTTATGAAGGTGCCAGCCCTACCTCCGGGGCAGGCTCTCAGGTGCTGCTCGGGCCCCAAGTTCGGACAGAATTCCCAGAGGGCCGCCTGAGCCCCAGGGCTGTCCCAAGCTGTCCTGGGGGTGGGCGCCCAGCACAGACCCACAGCCTGCAGGCACCTAGCCTGCTCATGCGCACTCTCTAGGGGCTGTGGCCCCACATGGCTGAATTATCCAGGGGCCGGGGCCTCGGGGCCTCCCTCCCTTGGAGCTAGGAGGGAGCCTCCTCAGCCCTGAGCCTCCTGGGCGCCCTGCTGACATAGCAAGCCCCCAGAAGACGTTGGCTGagtggacggatggatggaccCCTGCTGTGGGGACTCACGCCCACCACCACCTTGGGCATCCTCCCAGTCACCCCCAGCACGACCGTCCCTGGGAAAGAGCCCACGTTCAGGATGGAACCAGCAGGGCACCTCGCCCCGGCCACCTGCAGGCCCCGTCACCAGGCAGGTCGGGGTCCAGTGGGTGCCTCCTGGACACCCTGTCCACCTGGTCCTCCCGGCGGCCCCCCACAAGACATCTCTTCCTGTCTGGCCGTGCCCCGTACGCCAGGAGTACAGACCCCTGTAGTGAATCTTTGGGAATACCGACTCCCCCCAGATCCATCCCtcaggcaggcaggggcctccctccacctgcccctccccttcctcagcaCCCTGGAGCCGTCTTCCTGGACAGGGGGAGGccagaatgggggggggggggctcagctGGGGTGGTCCGAGGCCTCTACcagcttcccctccttcctcctatggcggctgccccctgccctctggtgcctgtgtccccgccccacccccaggcagacAGTGTCCCTGCAGTGGTCCCCAAACACCCACCCACCTCTTCCCTAGTGACAGGGGTGCGGGGGGAAGCCTGGCCTGACTTTCTCATCGCCATCCGGGGCCCTCTGCTGCGGGACCGGGCAGGGGCACTCACCTGGGCGGGGGCGCTCACCTGGGTGGGGTTGCGCAGTCTCCAGAAGGCCACCTGGGCCAGGGCACAGAACGCCAGCGCGAAGCACAGGAAGCCCTGGGGAGAAGAGGGCGGTCAGCCCGCTGCCGGTGGCCGTGGCCGAGGACCCCCGGCCTGGCCCCCCGCGGCCCGGGTGGGGACCTGGGGCGGCGGGCACACGcgtccccaccccttcctttcgGCGCTTTCTGGGAAGCTTTCCGCCATGGCTGGCTTTCCTTCCGAGGGCCTGCTCCTGGGGGTGGCAACCCCTcgccccagggagggaggagtcCCCGGCACGGAGACCCCCCTGCTCACGGGGACTGCTGCTGGGAGGGACACTGAccttggtggggggggagggggcgccagGCAGAGCCCTCTGTGGGCCTGGGACCAGGGTCTGGGAGAGCCTGCCCCACTCAGGTGGCCCAGGCGCACTGGGCAGGGACAGCTGGCTTTTGTTCTTGAAAACTACAGCTTGGCTCCTGGGGGGCTGCAGCCCTCCTCCCTGGGAGCCCAGGTTCTGGCCTGGAGAGCTCAGGCCAGGGGAGACATACCCAGATGGTGTGACCACCGCCCGCCGCCTCAAGCCCCCTCCTTTCCTCACACCCTGCTCCTCCAGTGGCCCAAGGGTGCCGGTCGCCTCATGTGTGCACAGCCTGGACCTGCACTGGAGGGCCCAGGTGGTCCCTGGAGAGcacagcctggccccagcccctcacGGTGCCCTCTCCCTGGGTCCGAGCTCTGGGCTTGCAGAACCAGCTGAGCACAGTGGGCCCCTTCCCTGAAAAAGGAACTCACACCCCAGTGTTCTTCCCAGGCAGGGTCAAAGGGTCACTGCCACCTCAGAGCCCAGCTTGGTTCCCCAAGCCACTGACCGCACACGCCAGGGTCTGCGGGGCGTCTGCAGGCCCGCAGCCACAGTACGGAGCTTGCCCCCCACCCTCGGCGAGGGCGCCCTGAGTGTgccactcccttcctcccccttctggGGCTGCAAACACCCCCAGACGTCCCATAGCCTGGGCCGGGCTTCGAGCTCGCCCAGACTGATGGAGAGGTGCCCGCTGGCGCGGAGGGACACACCGACACTGGCCAGACCAGGCGGGAATGAAGAAATAGTCCGTGCGTGTGTTGAGAGGGCGTGGCTCTGTGAGAAAGTggaccaccccccagccccctcgcTCGGGTGTGGGCGCAGCCGCCTGCCCGGGAGTCTGCAGGCCTCAGTCTCAGGACGTCCTTGAaggtgcctcctccttcctctccggccttcccctccccctcctctccctcctccccccggcTGGCCGAGGGCCACCTTCCCATCTGGAAGCCATCGCTCAAGGCTGCCTCCCAGGCTGGGGCCCTGAGCCAGCTCAGGGGACCCGCATGCTCCAGAAACCGTCCCACTCCTAGGAGAGAGCACGGCCCCCGCCTCCGCCCGCTGGCCCACCCACCACCCTGCAGAGGGcgtcctggggagggggagggcagaccCACCCAtgcccccaggcctctgcccgCTGGGCACCGGCCCTGGTGTGGCCCGGCCCAACCCCAGCGCTCTTCCCCGTCCTCATTCCAAGCAAAAATACGTAAATAAAGCGCCACGGCCTCCTTGGGCCACCCTGGCAAGCGCTGCGCCTCTCATTTCCTGTTCTAGGggccggagggggtgggggcaggaagtggggagcaTCCCGCGCCGGTCCCACCGGGAGCCATCTCCAGCCCCTTCCCATGCGTTCACGCACACGCATatgcatgcacgcacgcacgcagaCGTGCCAGCTGCGGCACGTGCACGCACGCGCTCGGCGCGCAGGTGTCTGGGAGCCAGGTTGCGCGACCTCCCCCggtcagggcccagggctgggcaggggtcagggggcGCTGGGGGCGGCCCTGGTGCCTGGCTGGGCCAAGAACAGGCCTGAGCTCGCGAGACCAGACGAGCCGGGGACACAGAGGAGGCGACCTCGTTGGCCGCCTTCAGCCAGCACCACGGCGCCCCCTGGCGGCCGCCGCTgcagctgccccgccccccacgcccagGGCGCCGGCCTCTCCTGGACCCCTGGCCAGGCCCCGCTGGCCGGCCCCCTGTCCTAATGCCCGCCCCCTTGTCGGGCCCCACAGCTGCAGGCtctcccctgggggggggggggggaccgtcTTCTTTCTGCCCCATcggcttccctccctccaccatgCGGGCCAGCGATTTTCAGCCTTGTTCATCTCGCAGCAcacaatgactaaaattctgcccCAAATATACTTTTTGTccctctgacaaaaaaaaaaaaataggtatacttGTGCTTTATTCCCACTGCACAGTATTTTATTCGCCAACCCAGGGCACGGGCGGTCCGGGCCGCTGCCTGTCTCTAGGGCTCTGGGGCTCGCCCTGTGCCGCGGCGGGTGAGGGTGGCTGCCCCGGGCGCAGGGCGCAGCCGCAGCGGAAGGACCCCGGGCTGCCCCGTGCCGCCGGCGGGGTCCCGCTTAGGGCTGAGCTGCCCGAGCCCGGCCTCCCCCAGGGGCACACCGAGggctggctggcctggggccgCTGCTCCGGGAGGTGGCCCTATCCCCGCCCTTGGGGCCAGTTACAACCAGGAGACACTCCGCAAATACTGGGTGACACAGGCTGGCCCGAGAACCCTGGCCATCCCGGGGCTCAGCGGCCGCCTGGAGAAGCACAGCCCTCCCAACGCCCCACAAGAACTTCCAGGGGtctctggccctggggctgggggcaccaAAGAGGGGCCTCCAGGCTGGGACGGAGGGAGGGGGACCAGACTCCGCACATCCGAAGGGCCAAGTATGTGCCCCGGGGGTAGCTGGGGGTGCAGGTAGGAGCACAGGGCCCCGTTCAAGtgagagggcagggctggcgcCGGCAGCAACAACACGAGGCGGAGGGGACCTGGGGGCCCATGTGGAGGAGCTGGTATGGGGACAACGTGAGGCCACTGCTGCGGGCCATCAGGGGCGTGTGGGGCCCCCTCCCGCAGCTGCAAGGGACGGCGTGGAGCTCAGGAGGACAGGGACTGTAGCCGGCCTGGAGCGCCCAGActgcggggctgggggtggtgggcggAGGGGCCTCTCCCCGCCTCTCCCTCTGATAGTCACATGAAACGAAATTCACTGGAAATCCCAGCCGGGCCTCCAAGGTAACAGAACCCGAGCCTCCCTGGGCCTTTGGCCTCTCCCTATCCCTCCGAGGATGAGGAGGGTGTAAGGACGGTGCAGTGAAGtagggcctgggggcggggccccggctGGCCCACACCCCTCTGTCGGTGTTTTCCGTCTGGACACGGCAGGGGGAGGTCCGCAGCCCCACCAGTCCGGAGTGCAGACAGGTGTGCTGGGGCAGCGGGGGGCGTGAGCACTCACCGCGGCCATGAGGCGTCGGGCCTCCCGCACGGCGGCCGCGGCGCTCAGCACGGCCCCCAGGCCGAGGAGCCCGGCCAGGCTGATCCCCGTGAGGAAGGCTGCGTggggtgagagaggaggagggttAGGGGTGCCCGGGCCAGGGGTCCCCCAGTGCGGAGCCTGGGTCTGAGGTCCACCCGAAGTAGGGGGTGTGTGCTGGACTTCTGGGAGCTCCAACTGGGCCCCGCCTCCCCATCAGGACGGGATGTGCCTCCCATccccccacgccccccgcccTGCCGCCCTGCCGCCCTGCGCTGGCACGCTCAGAGgggcctctgcttcctgcctgcctgcctgccggggCTATCTTTGAGGCCgcttccagccccctcccctgccctggtgaCAGCTGGCCGAGTGGGGCTGTCATCTTATCGGACCAGACCCAGGCTTCCTGCACCGGGGAGGCTGGGGCTCACGTCAAGGTTGGAAGGTGGGGCCCGGGGGGCacgaggcctggggctgggaccaccacccagcccagggtgctCAGTTTCCCGGCACCCATCCGCCCGGCTGCTTTCACCCAAGGTTCAAGGCCCTGGAGGGACACCGCCGTCCCTCCCGGCTGCTGCAGGACTCTCCCCGGCCGAGCCCCTCCCTGTAGGAACATCCCCTCCAGGACGCGGAGCCCAGGGTCTGGATGCCACCTGTCGCACTGCCCTCGGGTTCCCGGGAAGGGGCTGCCGACCCCAGGCTCTGTGCGGCGGGACCCTCTGCCCCTGACTCCGAGGCCTGTCTCTGTCTGGCTCCACCCCCCGGGGACCTCCCCGGCCTCCTTGGCCCCTGAAGCCCCGCCTCCCGACAGTGGCCGCCCAGGGTCTCACTTACCCCAGCGGTGCAGGGCCTGGTAGGGGGACCCCTCTGGAGAAACACGCTGGAGGACGGCAAAGTGGGCTCCGAAGCGGGCGAGAGCCGCCACGGCGGCCAGGAGGAGGCCCAGCAGCTGGCGGGGCAGAGCCAgggtgcagggcggggctggCGCACGCCCAGCCCAGGGGTGCCCCCGGCCTCCCTCCAGCTTCCCTGTCTCACCCAAGACAGCCCCCGCTTCGGGTGTGTCTGCAGGGTGGTCCCAGGGAGGCCTTTGCCCCGGACACCCCCCAGCACACACAGGGTGTCAGACACCCTGACGCTCAGGCACAAACACCctgccactcacacacacacacatgaatgtgctcatgctgccccacccccaaagacACCCCCACTGCCCAGTGTCTCCGGGAGCCAGGGACCAGGGACTGCCCTGCTGAACAGGGAGTGGGCCAGTCCCAGCCCCGGCagctgcatcccccacccctgcGAGAGCgcccagcacccccccaccccggggcatCGCTGTGCCAACCCCCTTCACCAGCCCCCTGGGGCCTCGTCCAGGCCTGCTGTCTGGCGGGAGGGCAGCCGCCCCAACAGGTGCCCTAGGGCACCCACCGCCAGGGACCCCAGATGCATGTctgtggggacagcagggctggtgtgtgggggggggaccGCTGGGCTGCAGGCCCAGTCAGTCACGCGGCTgccacccctctcccctggcaccccacccccaccccttcccaccccacctgcccgTTACCAGGACAAAGAAGCTGGTGACCAGCATCTGGCATTTGGCCACCCTGACTCGACTCCACGGGCCCATGGTGGTCTCCCTTCCTCCGCTTTCTTctgctcccctgcctcccctcccctcctgctgtgGTTTCCAGCCGGACGGGGGCCTCAGACCGCAGCTGCCCGCCCAGGAGGTGAACTGCACCCGCCCATCTGCCTGTCAACACGCCCTGAGAACCGAGCGGCGGGGCGCCCAGGAAGAAGGGcgggctggagggggaggggcggcggggccagctcctgcagcccctgctgccccagccccggcccgaGACGCCAGGACATTCACGGACGTCTGAGGCCCGTCCCAGAGCAGCACCGCCTTGTTCCTGGGGTGGCCGCAGAAGACACCTTGGGAGGAGGTGGGTGAGTAGCAGAAGGCAGCTGTGTAGGGGGTGAGCTCCCCGTCTGGGGAGTGTGCAAGCAGAGGCTAGCTCCCTGGTGAGTGCTGCCCAGGGCCTTAATCCCGGGAGGAGTCTGGGAGGCAGGTCTAATCGGAACCTCATTCTTGGAGCACGTCTTATGTAACACCGTTAGAAATGTCCTGTGACAACTCACTTTTTGGGAAGGTAGCTTGGTTTTCGATGCTTCAGCGGCACCGATGAGGAATGTGGAGCCCCGCCATCTcgggggcccggggagggggctcCGACAGAGCCCAGGGGAGAGGCCGGGCCACCGACTCAAGTGCGCGCAGGTCGTGCTGAATGGGACACTGGGGGGCCAGTGTGGGTCCCAGGGGACCCCTGGCGAACCTGGCGTCTGGGTCCGGTCCTGGCCGGTTTGCACCTTGGGGGCCACTGCCTGCGGGGTGGGGCCACCCGTGAATGACTCCCCTGCCCAGCTAGAGTTGCTTCCATTCTGTGTCTTGTAATGTGGGGGGCTCCTGGTTCTGGGGGGACACAAGGGGATCCCCAATGCCGCCAGCCTGTGGAGCGCAGGTGTGTGGCCCAGGCTGGGGTGCAGGTGTGACCAGGGGGGTGCCTAAGGGCGTGGGCCGTGGGGCTGGGCAGCCTAACACCCTCCCCCAGAGACCGGCCACTCTCGCTGTGTCGGCTTCACTCCTCCGGCGTGGGGGAGAGGCCGCGCGGTCACACTGCATGCGGCCAGCTCGCCAGGCACCTCTGCGCTGAGTGTGGAGAAAAGCATTGGGAGTGGGCGCCCCAGGCCTGGggtcctgccccgcccctgccgaGCACCTCCTGGGTGCCCGGCACCTCCCAAGGAGGCCCTCCAGTGGCACCCAGGCCTTCCGTGGCCACGCACTGCGAGAAGGCTCTCCCAGGGACGGACTGCGTGGGGACGGAGCAGGCCTCCGGCCACAGCCCCGTTTCCCAGCGCCcgctggctgggggggggggggggggtggcagctggcagacttcAGGCTCCACCACGTCCACCCGTGAGCCCTCCGCCCCTCAGATGAgccacaccctccctccccagcactccGCTGCGAGAGGAAGTGGCACCGAAGAAAGCCACTGGCCCCCCCCAGCTCTGGgccactcacccctcccctctgggcccctggggTGGCCACCCACTTCCAGGGCACCCTGTGGGACCGAGGAGGGACCCTGcgcagcagctgcagccccaaGGGGCGGGCCCACGGGGActggccgccccacccccacggcccgGTCCTCAGGGTCAGGCCTCACCACACACGGGTGGAGGCTGCCTCCTGCCCGCATTGCCAGGGAGACGCGGGGCTGTGATCTGTGTGCCTGGGAGTGCACACgcctgtgtgcacacgtgtgtgacATGTGCACACATGTTCATGTGTCCAcacatgt is a genomic window of Phyllostomus discolor isolate MPI-MPIP mPhyDis1 chromosome 6, mPhyDis1.pri.v3, whole genome shotgun sequence containing:
- the TSPAN32 gene encoding tetraspanin-32 isoform X2, coding for MGPWSRVRVAKCQMLVTSFFVLLLGLLLAAVAALARFGAHFAVLQRVSPEGSPYQALHRWAFLTGISLAGLLGLGAVLSAAAAVREARRLMAAGFLCFALAFCALAQVAFWRLRNPTQVEDTALDTYDLAYDRAVRSPPGAWRQELQAIQDTFLCCGKSSPSGLLGGAEADLCLGAEGASQDCLQGIRSFLRMHGQVISILASVGLASMVYAMLLSSFLWFAICSGRSLDRRGTYALSPRARGQQPREPSFFRRFEGGLAPALHQLDDLGPSGRSGSPWLLQDH
- the TSPAN32 gene encoding tetraspanin-32 isoform X3 codes for the protein MGPWSRVRVAKCQMLVTSFFVLLLGLLLAAVAALARFGAHFAVLQRVSPEGSPYQALHRWAFLTGISLAGLLGLGAVLSAAAAVREARRLMAAGFLCFALAFCALAQVAFWRLRNPTQVEDTALDTYDLAYDRAVRSPPGAWRQELQAIQDTDCLQGIRSFLRMHGQVISILASVGLASMVYAMLLSSFLWFAICSGRSLDRRGTYALSPRARGQQPREPSFFRRFEGGLAPALHQLDDLGPSGRSGSPWLLQDH